The Ipomoea triloba cultivar NCNSP0323 chromosome 4, ASM357664v1 DNA segment CAAGctgttttttttataacaaacgCCAAGATTGAATCATTAGAGCGTAAGCAAACAAAGGAGCGCAAAACTCCAGAAAGAATGGCTAATACCTCTTGTTTAGCTCAGGGTCATCGTGATTGGCGCCCTGTTCCTTGCTAGTTTCATTTCCACCGTCATTCTCTTGGACCTCACTCGCTTCCCAGGGCAGCTTCGCATTGTCGGCAGCGACGTCTAGGATGACAGCCTGATTGTTTTGCGATAGCGGGTTGCTCACGGAAGGAACCGGGATACCGGGATATGAGCCGGGTTGGAAGTGATGATAATTCGGATGATTCTTCTGGTCCACGAGTTGTATATTCATCAGCCTTCTTTCTTGAAGCTCAATGGCCTGCTGCAACTCAGCCTCCTGCTCTAATTTCCTTCTGAGCATCGCCTCCCGGGAATTATAGAACATTCTCGGTCCTATATCGAAAACACCATAGGCAAATATATAACTActgagaaagaaagaaaaaaacgcCACAAATTTCAACTGCTTACCAAAAGGAAGGTCATGGGGCTCCAAAGAATCAAGACCAGACGGGCTTAAGCATGTCCCGAACTTTGCTCTATCCATATGATGCTGTTGTTTTCTACATTATCAATAAAGAACGAAATATTACTCCTATGCAAAGTGAGTATCACACACACAATTAAGGAAGATAGAAGTAAATACTTGTCTGGGATATTCCCCTTTTCCTTGTAGGGCTTAACGAGCACACGAGAGTCGCAAACGAAATGAGGATTCCCTTTAGCCAAGATGCGCTTCACAGTCTCAGGGTAGACAAACGTAACAAAACCAAACATTCGTTTCTGCTGATACGGGATCCTCACATCTTGCACCGGCCCATACAAACTGCAAGTAAAGAGATTCCAACACTCCATTCAAtcaaaaaaacacaattttaaaGCAAAGAACTCCAAAACCCTAACCAATCAAGAATCAACCTACACACACACCTAAAGTAATTCGAAACATCCTCTTCACTAAACGTGCTATCAGCAGGAAACGTCAAGTAAATCTGCCTCGAGCAAGAGTTCGAATATCCACCCAAACCCATCCCGGAATAGTCATTAGTCTCGGGCCTGCACCGCCCAAATTTCCGAAAATCTTCACCCATCATCAAAGCAGCCGGGGCAGACCTGCATTGCAGCAAATACCAAAAAGGATGGATTATCAAAGAAAGACAACAATCCATAAGTTTCAAAAGCTGTCCAATTCCAAATCCAACACTTTTCAGCAGTAGTCCACATGATCACAGACCCATTCCAAACGGTCTGAATCCAAAATCTCATCTCTTAAAGGCATGCCATAAAAACACACACAATAAACAATCAAGCAAACACACAGAATAACTTGCCAAACCAAATTAGGAACAGCTGCAAACACTGCAAAATGCTGAAATGAAGGACAAatcaaaaaatttcaaaaaacacAACATGCATggggaaatgaattattagcaAACTTAGTTGCCATATATGCTGAAGAAAAGTAGACAGAGATGAATGGAACTGGATATATTCAAGATTATATACTAGGTCTAGAACCCACATAATAAATGTTCCAATAAAGTTAACTACTTTATTCCAGATATAAGGTCAATTGAACAAAATAGAGAAAATACCTTGGGTTATCGTTCAAAATGTTCATGCATTTGTTGTAAGAGAACGGATGGTGGCCGCCGGAAGCAATGAACGGCGAGGAagcgccggcggcggcggcggcgaatCGTTGCTGCTGAAGAGCTTTCATCCGGACAAGCTCATTGAAGGAAGCTTCGATTTTGTTAGGAGAACCGAAAACCGGACCCGACCCATCTCCCGGCTCAGAAAACCCATTTTTCCGGCCAAAGTACATGCAAGGCCGTAAACCCGCCCCGCCGTCGTCCGATCCACCGAGAAACCCATCGGAAACGGAGCAGCGGCGGCGGTGATGGTCGGGGCTTTCCTCGTAGGGAAAGATCAGCGAATCGCTCTTGCCGGTGGGGCTCATTATCGGCTCAAACGGCTCATCCAGAAACGCCAATTGATCGGCGGCGGAGTCCCCATTGTAAAACCCGTGAGAAGGCGAGCTGGAAGACCCGGAAGAAGCGGGGTTAGTTGAGCCGTTCACCACCGCCGCGTACGAGAGCGGGCTCCTCGGAAACGCCGGCGAACCCGCCGACCAAACCGACGACGGCGAAGACGCCGGAAACCCATTGTTGGGAATCGTGATTCTGGGCGAACTCTGGGGAAAAGGACCAAACTTAGTGGGACTATAAGGCGAGGGAGAAGAAGGCGTGGAATGCGAAGAACACGAGAGTCCCAAACAATCTTTAGCTTGATTTATGAGCGAAAAGAGGAAAGCATCGGGGCCATGGGCTAATCTTATCATCTCCTCATCTCCCTGGTCTTGAATCAGTATATAACCCATGATTTTCGAAGCGTTTTCTGGATCCAAGCTTTGAATCCTGGAGAACACTATCTTAGTAGCCTCGTAAGTATCCATAGCTGAGTGAGAGTGAGAAGTGAGAAGTGAGAAGCGGAGAAGAAAAGGAATACTCTACTCCTCAGTATATAGTAGAGTAGAGATAGTGAGAGTATCTCTTGGATTTCTCTCGTTTATGTATAATCTTTGATTGATGTTTTTTTCTAGACAGAGAAACtatagagatagagatagaaatagagatagagagagagaaaataaggGCGGAGTTCCGGAGAGGTCAGTTTCATCGACCAGGTAAAGATGCACCGTTAAATTACCATTCTCTCCTCCGCACCCAAAACCTATGTATTattgagaatgatgatgatgttttaggggtatttttgtccaaaaaattatatagtacaattttaAAAGCACAATGTACAGAAATGGTTGACACGAAACGGTAGTATACGACGATTTTCCCGGATCAACTCTCCTGGTGAActcggaccgttaaacggattGAGAAATATCCGATAAATTTATCCACAGAAAAAGTATCTGTCTATATATACTTTCCAACGTGAGCCCATGACGTTTCATTTGAGATCGCCACTTTATGTCGTCTGACCACAAAGTATTTGGACATAAATTAGAGATATAATTTTGATTGATgttgtgtttttagatataatattttattgggtagggaaataaataaatcacaGTTATATGTCAagcaaatatataattaatatttcatatcataaaatgataaagaaaTAATTGAACATCAACTACTATCAATACAGTTATTCAATTGTATAAGTTTGCCCAACACGCTGCACTTATGTTGCACGGACACTCTCCAAGATTAATTTTCGTGTTTCGACAACGTTTTCTCtcacaaatatttaaaatgattCAGAACTGTTTtcgtatttaaaaattaaaaaagtaccttttttataacaaaatttaGTAAACAATGTACCATTTTATCtataatatttgttattatttcttctttacttatttttttatattttatatttaataatatttttaaatatataaattttatatatacttatactAAACCTAATTCTATgacaaattgaattgaaaatgaCTTCAATCTAAtcttcattaatcaaatttgacatatttgagcaaaagattaatatttatgtatatttaaagaacaatactccctctgtcccattttatgtgtcttactttcctttttaatttgtcccaaaatgttgtcctttttctaatattaaacatcaccatcattctacttttcccactttacccttatgacttttcatttctttattgcttttattttcaaaagtgaaaaaagttgggggcataattggaaagaacatcacatttactttaatttcttaaaaaacgtgcaaaaaacaaatgagacatccatttcgggacggagggagtatttatTAATGTACTTATATTTTTATGTGCATACTCTTTTTTTTCACTTGTTTCGTAGTTTTCATATTTTCTCATTTCTCGATTTCAGCAACCAAGCCCTTTGCAGATTGCTAGTtccaataataattaatgtaattacaattattaattgttttactAACAATTCCTCACAATttcaaaattctaaaaataaattgagGTGTGAATACAACACCATTCTcatatgatgattttttttcttaaataaataaaataaaatattaaagacaAAACttcattaataaaattttaatatgagcATGTCGGTATTTTTAGTGTGATTTACATATCATATGTGATTTGTGTGTTACGAAATTTACATAGTGTACACTCATAATTAGTAACTCCATGTTTCTCTTACCACCAATATATATATCCAGAATCTTTTAAATATTTCCTTTCAATTTTACAAATACATTTTCTTATTCACATATTaatccaaattttaaaataaaaaagtctgATGCCATTAGCAGAAAGCATATCCACTTTACCCAAGACACTTAATTACTACTaacctttttattattttatttataaacaataaaagaaaacttgtgaaaattacacttttatacTTTATTCCCATGTTATTTTTAGTAACGTTTGAATTTCAAGTAAATCATCCACTAATTATAGTCCATACCACTCcataaacaataaatacaagTAGATACATACgtattaaatcaattttttttaaaagaaaaaaaaaagataaagataatGACGGTTTGGACTTTGGATTATATTCTAATCTTTAGCCAATACAAGTAATGTACGTAGATTAGACATGACTCTTACTCAAATAAATAGTGATTAAATATagcaaatttcaattttaacccTTTGAAAATTtgctatatttttctttttttttttttgtttgaaatttaaaattgattatattttatattcgaGTCCTGAAATTATGTCATTTCTAAAAGTAacctattttaaaattatatttgagattttttaacaaataagaaaaaaaatctttctaactcttataaaatttattaaaattttgccGTTCCCTAACGTCACAATTTGGgtaaagatgattttttttttcttgatttgttTTAAACCTCAACCTATCACATTGGGATGGACAAAAATGTTGTAATTTTATAAGAGCCTCTAGCAtgataattcaaaataaaaatttattaattaatttggttggcgtgagtggctgTGCACTCTCAATCTCTTAAGAGAGGTCGATAGTTTGAACCCTTCCTTATATGAAAAAACCAATCTGGTTAGCATTTTAAGGACGGCTCAAGATACCTTTTTAtctgacaaatttttttttttttgattgattttgacatccataattaaaaaagaaaaacacaataGTCAAAAAATGACAAGCAAAATTAGAATAACACTATATAGGTATTttgaaactaaaaaatgttttttgataTTACACACTATAataatttgttagttatttaattaatgaacagtataatttacaattaatcaattaaagcATATCATATCcgaaaatattattattcaaatgaATAAATCAATCATTCTCCTTTAAAATAAATCGTTAATCATGTGTCTAGattgaaaatgacaaaataaccCTTATTATAAGAGACATGACTTTTGTACATCACATCAACTTTTGTCAatcatttcatttcatatttCATCCATATTTTTAACTGCaaagaatttgatttttttttcttttgataatGCAAGGAATTTGATATTTAGTACGGAGTATCTAATAATAAAATGCATGCCATATACTCGAAaataatgggaaaaaaaaactttttaaaataaatggaaGGTATAGATAATTGAAAAGTATTAACTTAGATATATTAAAGTCATTTTATcggaaccttttttttttttttaaagaagccTTTTATTAGAAAGGGACAGAAGTTCAtgacaatataattatttaagtgaattttccttttttaaaaaaaaattctaaaagttTATTAGGACACAAAGCAAAAGTAAATAGTAATGCATAATTATAGTGGTAAATGTCTTGAAATAAATTGATATCttactaaataatttaatagcttgatatcattattttaaaagtgtaaTGATTTTAAGTCCTCAATTATATAACTTTTATTGTTTTAGTTATTATCTTTTGATCATTGTACGATACACGTGATACACCCTAACTTACAATTTTCGTGATTTGAGCAACAAAATCGTGAACGTCCgttatcttttaaaaaagtaTGCTGATTAAATCATTAGATGGTCAAATCAAACGTAATTCGGTTACTTACGTGAAGAAAAGCACAACTTTTTGTAAAGTTAACATGTATTATACAAAAGttgaaaaaataaagatgaTAATAATTCAAATTGCAGTAACGGATAAGATACAAAaacattttctgaaaaataaaagTTGTATGACAACTttatactttgaaatatttgattGAACAAGTGGTATCATGTGATATTAGTTGTCATTTTATAGTTTTGAtaaacaatatttttacatGTAACGTTTCTCGATCCTTCTTTATAAAATAGTTACCATTTTGTCTCTTGGGTAATAAATTTGTGAATATCCATTATGTTGCTTACATGACAAAAACACAATTTTGTGTAAAGTTATGATTGAACAAGCGATATCTCATGATTCAATTTGAAAGTTGCAAAGATAAAGATTAAAATGATTCAATTTACATTAAGAGCATTTTCAATAGCTTGATTTTTGCACAAATTTTTATATGCAAAATAAGAGAGAAGGAGGGAGAGgggaaaaaacaagaaaattcagtattcataaaataaaattaaaaaaaaagaggaaaaagctATGTTAACGCACCCAGCGAGCCCGCGGAGTGCACGCGCCCGACTAGGCGCTTCTGGTATGCTTCATGCGCACCAAAGAaagatttatatttaaaaaagtaatttttacaaaaatttatgcTGATTAAATCATTAGAGGGTCAAATCGTAACGTAATACGGTTGCTTGCATGACAAAAAAACACAACTTTTTGTATGATACAAACACATTTTCTACAAAAATAAAAGTGGTATGACAACCttataaatatttgattgaacAAGTGGTATCATGTAATATTAGTTGTCACTTTATAGTTTTGataaacaatatttttataGGTAACGCTTCTGGACCCTTCTTTATAAAATAGTTACGATTTTGTCTCTTGGGCGATAAATTTGTGAATATCCATTATGTAATATGTAtgtaaatgtgtaatttttacaaaagatacatggcaattaaatattgaatagGAGTTAAACCGATTGTAAAAGTAAAAGTGGTGGGACAACCttatactttgaaatatttgaaaaatcttatactttgaaatatttaaaaaaaataagtggtATCATGTAATATCAGTTGtcactttataatttttattaacagTATTTTTACATGTAATGTTTCTAGATCATTCTTTATAATATAGTCACGACTTTTGTCTCTTGGACAATAAATCCGTGAACCTCCATTAGCCAAAAAAGACAATAAAAAATCCATATGTACATAagtaatttttacaaaaatacaCGCTAATTAAATTTTGAGCATGAATTAAACGGTAACATAATTATGTTGCTTACACGACAAAAAACACAACTTTGTGTAaagttaattaatatgattgaaCAAGTGATATCTCGTGattcaatttgaaagttgaaaagatAAAGACTAAAATGATTCAATTTACATTAAGAGCATCTTCAATAACTTGATCTTTGTACCAATTTTTATATGCCAAATAAGAGAGAAAGGAgggagagggaaaaaaaaaaaaacaagaaaaatcaatattctacaggaaaaaagaagaagggaAAAGCTATGTTAACACACCCAGCAGACACGTGGAGTGCACGCACCCTACTGGGGCTTCTGGCAGAGGATGCAGTtcgttactttttttttttggtgagtgtAACCcacttttctttcaaaaatcaAGTTCTCCtacaataatcaaatacattctctctcctccacataaaCATTACAACCTGGCACCTGCAAAAACCATCCAAAATTTCTATATTGGGGATATTGTAAGTGATGAGATACAAACACATTTTCTATAACCTATCTTATACTTCGAAATAGTTGATTGAAATTTGGTATCTCGTGATACAATAAGTTATCACTTTATATTAtcaataaacaataattttacaTCTAAGTTTTTGGATCATTCTTTATAAAATAGTCACAACTTTTGTCTCCTGGGCAATGAATGTGCGAACCTCCATTagcccccaaaaaaaaaaaaacaagaaagagtttcatatgtaaatataaaacgtgctaattaaatattgaatatgAATCAAACCGTAACATAAATACGTTGCTTACACAACGAATAACACAACTTtctgtaaaattaattaatacggagtatatatgtattttataaaaGTTCATACGATAAAGactaaaataattcaatttgcATAATTGATGAGATACAAACACATTTTCTGTAAAAGTAAAAGTGATGGAACAAACTACTTTATATTTCGAAATATTTGGTTAAACACATGATATCTAGTTATATCAgttatcattttatatttttaataaacaatatttttacatataaaCTTGTCAATCTATTCTTTATAAAATATCTATCAAGTATCAACCAactaaatgttttaaaattttaaaatcaccCCACCCCAAGAAGACTAAAACTTCTACGTTTAGTCAAGAAGAAGACGGAACTCAAAAAAGACAAAATATGCTATGCGGTGGCCGGTGAGTGACGGAAACTatggccaaaaaaaaaaaaacaccgtTAATCTATTTGTTGACTTAGGTGTGTGGTGGAGGGCTATTATGGTAATTTCGTAAGGCAGATGATTTGCTTGATTGTTGATCATTATTGAGCAGAAAATTGAGGAGCAGTTACATTGCAGTCAAAAAACGGAAGAAGCTTTACAGCTATAAACCCACGAGATAAATgatgtaataaaatttaaattttttaaaaataaaattgaatggtACGGTGGGACCCGGGCCCACCATCTGAATGACTCATGTTGTGGCGTGGCACTGGTCAAAGTCAAACTACCAGCGGTTTCATACTGTTCGTGCGTTAAATTGACATGtcataattttagatttgtaGTTTTATAAATGGTAAGTACTTTTTGCTGCTTATATAGTGTGACTTAGTGACTAGTGAGTgtgatataatatatgtttgaGCATTGACTAATTGAAACGGGTAAATGTTACttgatactccgtatattttagaGCCGTTaaaattaattgggctctttaACTGTTTTTAGATGAGATAAATTAAAGATTTCTTCGATCTAACTTGATTGAGCCTAGTTCATCAAActcattatttatgtatattcaaagtaatattgaatttcaaaatttaattcagATTGAAATATTCCTAATCCCTAATGATCACCATTCATCACAAGAAACCAACCACTTAAAACGTTTGTAAcggaagagacaaaaatgcgGTGGGCCGTTGGCCAGTGGCAGTGGGGGAAGGAAGTCGTGAGTAAAAATCAACATTGCTCTGCTATGATGGTGGTGTTGGAATTAATCACACCTTCCTTGGGGAAAGTAAACAAATTAGGATATTTTTACGGTGTCAATCGCTACAATTGCTTTTATGATTAATGAGTAGTCTACGGTTGGTTAACACCACCGAAAAATAGATGAGAGGAAATAAGCGAGACTCAATATTTTTAACGTGAAAAGCAAATGGtaaaaattatagtttttttttttttttttttttttttttttttttttttttaaaNNNNNNNNNNNNNNNNNNNNNNNNNNNNNNNNNNNNNNNNNNNNNNNNNNNNNNNNNNNNNNNNNNNNNNNNNNNNNNNNNNNNNNNNNNNNNNNNNNNNNNNNNNNNNNNNNNNNNNNNNNNNNNNNNNNNNNNNNNNNNNNNNNNNNNNNNNNNNNNNNNNNNNNNNNNNNNNNNNNNNNNNNNNNNNNNNNNNNNNNNNNNNNNNNNNNNNNNNNNNNNNNNNNN contains these protein-coding regions:
- the LOC116017491 gene encoding zinc finger CCCH domain-containing protein 53-like; translated protein: MDTYEATKIVFSRIQSLDPENASKIMGYILIQDQGDEEMIRLAHGPDAFLFSLINQAKDCLGLSCSSHSTPSSPSPYSPTKFGPFPQSSPRITIPNNGFPASSPSSVWSAGSPAFPRSPLSYAAVVNGSTNPASSGSSSSPSHGFYNGDSAADQLAFLDEPFEPIMSPTGKSDSLIFPYEESPDHHRRRCSVSDGFLGGSDDGGAGLRPCMYFGRKNGFSEPGDGSGPVFGSPNKIEASFNELVRMKALQQQRFAAAAAGASSPFIASGGHHPFSYNKCMNILNDNPRSAPAALMMGEDFRKFGRCRPETNDYSGMGLGGYSNSCSRQIYLTFPADSTFSEEDVSNYFSLYGPVQDVRIPYQQKRMFGFVTFVYPETVKRILAKGNPHFVCDSRVLVKPYKEKGNIPDKKQQHHMDRAKFGTCLSPSGLDSLEPHDLPFGPRMFYNSREAMLRRKLEQEAELQQAIELQERRLMNIQLVDQKNHPNYHHFQPGSYPGIPVPSVSNPLSQNNQAVILDVAADNAKLPWEASEVQENDGGNETSKEQGANHDDPELNKSLENILPDNLFAFPTKSPAENLPPSPAPANADDSSSSDTPSNDIPALSATSTLNMASLQSCALKMPKLTSGQEAIEV